In Larimichthys crocea isolate SSNF chromosome VII, L_crocea_2.0, whole genome shotgun sequence, the genomic stretch AAGTGGAGGACATCCTCGccactctgcagctctctgtgcaGGTCGGTCATGCTGTACGTTGACTTTCATCTCTCTCCTAAGTATTGTACATTAGCCAAGCTGATATTTGTATCTCCTCTTCATCTGTGTCTTAGGTGTTTGTATCAACCGGTCCTGGGATCTACAGAAAACCAGTGCTGGGAATGTGGAATCACTTGTGTGAGAAGGTAACTAGACACACACCCTATATTATTTAGGAACCACACCTCTTGGTATTTGCACTGATGTAGATAGATTAGTCAAAGGAGCGATGTGTCATCAATGTGTCATTCCTCACAGCATTATTCACTGATGTCAGCGTACGTTGACAATAAACTGTCTGTTGTAGTTTTAACTGTagttgtctctgtgtttgtgttccctGCTCAGGCAAATGATGGCGTGGCTGTTGACCAGACACAGAGTTTTTATGTAGGAGGTAAATGAGGTTGGGTATGAAGCGGCGTGGTCATAGTAATAAATCTCCCATATTTACAGCTGGCTGTGTGTTGTCAGTTGCATCTTTTATCTTTCATTATGTAAAGCTTGTGTTTAAATAGATTTGCCCCTAAGCTTTTCTGCAAACACATCAAGAGACTGTATAGCTTCGAGCCACCAGATCCTGTTTAATTCAGCAACAAAGCTGTATTTGTGTCTAGTTTTTAAGCATGTGCTCTATTTTATATTGCCGTTTACATTTTTTGACCTCACTGTTTTAatctcttatttaaaaaaaaaaaacatgaagaaccataaataaatataaaaaaataaaaatgatctggTATCACAAAGAtgcaaatagacacacacatttacattttggaAACCAAATTTTCAATCAATCACCAAAACCTTACTCCTTAATAAACCCAATATAAACCTAACGGGATGCTCCAGAACCCAAGACCAGAAATAATATAGAATATAGCCCTTAAAAGTGCAGAAATCACTTTTACAATAggaagtgttttaaaaaaaaacatttgatgccCAGAAAACCAGAAGTACAAGAGCGCATACGCACAGACACAAAAGTTTCTGACTTTACCTCTGTGTACAGATGCTGCGGGTAGGCCTGAGAACTGGGctccagggaagaagaagaaggatttCTCCTGCAGTGACCGACTGGTAAAACTAGATTTTTAATCTGATTCATTCGTTTaacactcctcttcctcctcctcccctggcTGCCTTGacttggggtgtgtgtgtgtgtgtgtgtgtgtgtgtgtgtgtgtgtgtgtgtgttagtgtgtgtgtgttagtgtgtgtgtgttagtgtgtgtgtgtgtgtgttcatgcaagCTAGGCACTATTAAACTATTGTTTAATTGTTATCTTAAATGCCATTTATAGATCAAGTGTAATTATTTCTTGATAATATCCTAATGAGGAAACTGTgggaactttttgtttttgtagtttgcTCTGAACATTGGATTGCAGTTCCACACCCCAGAGGAGTACTTCCTGGGCTGGAAGAGCGCCCCCTACAGCCTGCCTAATTTTGACCCAGTGAGTGCAATGAACATACAggctttgctgttttttttctgtatttgtattaaTGTTTCTATTCATACAAACTTTTAGAGGAAGATTGACAACAGAGCATCACTTTACGACCCGCCGTCTGCCTCTCTCACCTCCGACAAGACAGAAGTCATTGTTGCCGTGGGTTTCCCTGCATGTAAGAAAAGCAGACGATGTATCACGTATTTCTGATCTCCCCTTTCGACCACGCGATTCTGATCTTGTTCCTTCTTCCCTTTCTCCACAGCGGGTAAATCCACCTTCTTTCACACCCACGTCATTCCAAAGGGCTATGCATATGTCAACAGGGTGAGTGGATTTTCCATGGATAgggcaaagtttaaaaaaaaacatcccaacTTTCTTGGAATCACAGACGTTTGTAACTGTGTTAAAGATTTTATTATtctaataatgatgatgaagataatTATCATTCTTCTTATTATAGTTTCCTGACTCACAGTGACcgaccttttgtgttttgtttttgtgtcaggaCACGCTCGGCTCATGGCAGAGCTGTGTATCGGCATGTGAGCGCGCTCTGAAAGAGGGCCGCAGCGTCGCCGTGGACAACACCAACCCAGACCAGGAGTCTCGCAAACGGTAAAGCACAACTGCATCAGTACATGCTGTGAGGATGCCCTGCTGTTATTGTGTTTTAGTATGCACATATACTCAGGATCCATCTTAACTTTATGCAAACAAGcttcagcagacagacatgcatAAGAGTAAAAAGACAGATGTATTTACAGGCAGGGTGGAGATTGTTAGCTCTGGGATTGTCGCACTTAGGTAAGAATGTAAACCAAACTATTTTCAGACTAAACACCCGACTGAATGATTGACGCTCACGTCAAAGTATTAGCTCGGTGTAATAGACTGCCTAAATGGCTGATGGGATACAGCAGCAGGATACAATGCTGTATGCTATGAGTGGAAAAACAGATATCCAAAGAGTTTCTGCTGCAATGTGCAGACGACAGCTTGGCAAAATGAATCGACCAATCCGTTCTGCTTGTATCTACAATAAAACGAAGTGGTAGTTGATATAACTATATGTCTGAATTGaaaaagctttgaaaaaaaaattgtagtgTAGAGAAATGACATTATGTTTAAATTCTATAGTTAAAACAAATAGCTGAAGCATTTCCATCGGTTTGTGAACACATTAACGTGTTTTACAACAAATTGAGCATGATGATAACTTGATGTTTTTCATTACTTAATCTAATTTTAACACACAACACTTGTGTGTCCCTTTCCAGCTCAAGTCATCAATATTTTAGTAATTCCCTTCATACCAATTTAACCCGGTTCAAACACAGCAGTATACTGCCTAGAGGCCACTGTGTTACCTTCTTTGCCACCGTTTTCTAAAGGATTCATGCTaaatacttgtgtgtgtgcatttattttcttctgtttgtgttttccagctATGTGGATGTGGCCAAGGCCATGGGAGTGCCCTGTCGCTGTTTCCACTTCTCAGCGTCTCTGGAACAAgctaaacacaacaacagggTATGACTCAACCCACTGTCATTCTTTCCagttttcttattattattattttttattcacccTCGCTTGTGTTTTTTATCTAATGCATTATTGTTGTTCACAGTACCGTGAGATGGCACCAtcagacaaaaaacacatgaaggtcAATGATATGATTTTCCACAGCTACAAGTAAGAAGGAAATAACCTTTCTTCTCACAGTCTTACTGGctataaacacatttgtttattgtGCCAAAAAGGCTCAAACATTACTTAATAACTTTAACTTAATAACTGGTAATGGCCACTctaatatctctctctctctctctctctctctctctctctctgtctgtctgtctgtctgtctgtctgtctgtctgtctgtctgtctgtctgtctgtctgtctgtctctgtctctgtctctgtctggacAGGAAACACTTTGTGGCTCCTGCTCTCTCTGAGGGATTCTCCGAAATCCTCCAGATCCACTTTGTACCAAAATTCAAAGACAGCGAATCAGAAAGCCTCTTCCGGCAGTTTTCAGAGGGCTGATTAAGACAGCTGGCTTTACTAACACTTGTTGACTTTCTGACACTGAAAAAATGCACAGCTCAGCCAGTGAAGCAGCTGAGTGGTGAAATCTAAGCAACACAAGTTTGAGGggctgtctgctgtctgtgcaagtgtttgtttgttgtttgtattcGCTTACACACAGACTGTAACGACAGAGACCGATGATGATAACTAGACTTGCAGCAGTGAATCAGGTCCTTCCACTCAAGCAGTGATTAATCGAACAAATCAGTGTGTCCATAAATAtgcagacacatactgtatttctgtTATGTTTGTCTAAGGAACTAAATATATGTGCGCTACATATGGTGAGTTTGGAAAGAATACAGTATAAAAACCAtgaagaattattttttttatgtatgatTCATAACAAAATGCCTTTTACAAGCgagataaaaaacaacagtgttCTGACAAAAGCTCATTGGATTCTATGTTGCgttatttttttggcttcatcCAAACAGATGATTAATCAGGTGATTATCAGTGTTCTTAAATGATATCAGGCAGGAACTGGATGTCCTCACCCAGGTGCTGTTTGAGCCACGGCATTATCTTGAATAGGTCGATGTGAAAGTCTCGAGCATCGGGAGGTGGCCTGTCGCTGCTGTACATTGTCTGAGCTGGGCTGCATACATCTGTGATTCCCCAGGTCACTACTCCCACCTTAGGGATGAAAACAGGCGTGattacactgtgtgtgatgaGGCTTTTGTTtagttggtttttttttgtgagaaacGTGCTAACCTGAAAGTAGCGATTTCTTTTTCGCAGAAACAGGGATCCACCAGAGTCACctgtacaaaaacagagagatatAACGTGAATCCCATGTTGTTCAAACTGTGGTAGCTAtgatacagtacatgcacagtTCAGACCTTTACAGGTGATAGCATCTCGGTATCCTGAGGATCCTCCAGAACAGAGGAATCTGTCAGTCACAAACTCATCCAAAGTCACATTAGTAGGATCTTTGAGTATTTGCCTCGCATTCTCCACACAGATAGGcctctgcagacagaaaatcaATTCAGCTTTGCATCCTTTATAAAAAAATGCTCTATCTAAATGAGTATCGACATGACAGCAGCGCTTAGTTTAAAAATCTAGTCACTCacttgactgtgtgtgtgaatatgtgtttgtttgcggCCTGAGTTCTTATGGATGAAAAAGGCTGGAGTCTCCTTGTGTGATAGTAGCTCCTCCCCTGTATatatacattcattcattttaattgaacATAAGACAAAGAGAACACAGAGGATACTTATAAAAATAACTACTCTGTGCACTGTAAAATAATTCTTCAGTGTTAATAATTTTCATCCTACATAAACATGAGTAGCACATATCAAAAATCACACCACACCAATAACTAATATTAGCCCAAATAAAGTACTTTGTGCATTagacacaataaatacatttttaaaaaggtgtagcaagaataaaattacaaatacaagtaaaactaaatataatggaataaataaatgtagttatTAATTCTTATAGCTTTCAGCAAAGATGTCTGTTATCTGCTGTGTTAAGATATTTTTTACTCCGTCTTTCCATTGTGTTATGCTGAGGGGTTGCAGCTTCAACTGGGAAGTAAAGAACTGTGGGGAATGTACTCTGAGCTAGAAACACATTTAGATTATTTGGACACAATTAACACCAGTTTTGTGTTTCGTTACATAAGAAAAGACCATATTTATTAAAGTATTATTAAGGCGGAATGACCATCTGGTACCACCTTATTAAACCTATACTGAGAAAACATATTAAGACTGTAATTCATGCACAGTATGTACTGCATACTGCAACATGTATACACAAGAAAACATTCAATTGTATAAGTTTAGTCTGTGTGCAGAATGGGAGTGAAGGTGGCTCTGTTCAGATCATATTTTACTGCACATGTGTGGTCAAACTATAAAACAGCTAAGCAGAGACTGTAACCAGTTTATAATGATGCAGCGAGAAAATTCCTTAAGAGAACAAGTGAAATGTATGTGGCTGCAGGAGTCCAAACTGTGCATAAGGTGTAGTTCTACATATCCCGCCTATGATCTTTTGTAAGTCATTTATACCTTAAATCATGACCTGttattgtgcttttgtttagttttttactTGAAATtctgaaataaagtttgaatcaCCAGTATGTTAACAGGGGAAAACATAGTCTTAATAATGTGAATGATTTACAGAGTGTGAAGGTCAAAAGGTCACATACTGTGCTGCTGACAGGTAGCGTTTAATTTCTTCATGGCTCGGCTGGCTGGTACGGTACACGGTAAGCAGATCGGTCTGTTATATGACATAAAGTATGCACACACTCAGCACTGAAACTCAGGAGGATTTATGTTAGTTGCATACATTTTACAATACAGAACACTTTCCACACACACCATAAAATCCCTGCCTTTATATCTtgctcttgtgtctgtgtgtcagttaagcagcttttcttcttcttctgtcttacCTGGCTTTCCAGGAGAGCGGGATACTTTTGTTCACGTGTACCAGAGCTACATCGTAGTCATAGAActcagacacatttctgtgttggAGTGCCCTGATGTTGTACATAGGGTGCACGATCACCTTGGTGGAAACCACCATGCCCTCACCTGGGAACAAAATAAGCTGCATGTTATTTAAAGGGCCTGTAGCTAAGTATAAACACTTTCGACGCTTATGTTTTAACTCCTTGAATGATAACTTTTACTAGTAATGTGCTCTTTAATGTGACTGGGATTTAAAGATGCCTCAAACATCAAAATGAAGATAGAAAATAAAGAGTTCAGACACCATGGTCACCAAGCTCTTGATCCCAAAGAGCGCAGCAGTTTTTCcatgtcattttctctcattcatgataattttttatgtatgtaattattatataatatacataatgaTACTGACCATGTTTTATTTGCACCTGCTGAGAGATTTTGTCTGTGCTTGCTCTGGCAAAGCAGTGAGCAGCTGTCAGCACCCAGTTCTGGCTCACAATTGATCCAGAACAGAATGTAGGCTTTAAGGGAGGAAAGTGTTCATGTGTAAACATCCACTCTAAGATATCCATCAGATATTACGATCATAGtgactaaaaatgtaaaactctcACCACAGTGACATGCCAGGGTTTGTTGTAGACTGTAGCTTCCTTATCGGAGATGTCTTCCTGAGCTACCCCGCACATCGTCACACTCTTGTCACCTGTGTCATGGTAAAGTTTAATggttatacttttatactttaactAAAATGTTTGTATTAACTAGCAATAAGCAGCACTGTTCTTAAATCTAGTGTGAAAACGGAAGGTTTCATGTGTTGTGGTTGAGCGTGATCTCCTACTCACTAATGATGCTGTTGAACACCTCTCCCAGTGTTTCGTAGTTTTTCAGAATGAAGACATGCTGCTCATCACGTTTCTTTGAGGCCAAGGCATTCAACTGATCTTTCTTTAATTGTTCCCCAATACCAAAGACATAGACATCTGAAAACACACGCTTAAATGAActtacactgacacacactttgCTTTGCATGCCTGATTTATGATTGCAAAGTAACTCATATGTGTAAATATCAGTACATATGTACATACCTAGCATTGTCTCATCTGTGTGATCCTGGGATGTGTCGAAGTAGCCAAGCATATTCCGAATCCTGGCCAGGGCAATCTGGGGCTTGGTGCCCATGTTGGAGTagcctgcagacagaaagacgCAAAGAGGAACTCAACTATATATGAAGATAAGACTCTTCTGATGTCCCCTTTTCCAATATTTAAAGAGCTCTAATGGGTTATAATATTTTTAGGAGCTCTACAGATGCTTTTTCAGCTTGAGTCTGTGAGATATTTCCTGTGTCTTTACCATCAGTttctatgatgatgatgttctgAGTCTCGTTGAAATGGTTTGTGGCGCTGTTTTCCTTAAAGAAGCTGATCAACTCATTGACACGGTGCAGGGCAGCATAGAGGTTGGTGCCCGTTTTACGCCCATGaactgcagataaaaaaaaaacaaaaaaaactgttagaCACTTTGGCGCATCATGTTTGTAGAGTTCTGCACTGATTCAGGCCTGAATGATTGTAGGAAGAACAAACAGGGTTGACTCTTACTACTGTAGTTGAACTCCATCAGATTCCATATGACGTCGTCGATGCTCCCACTTATCTGTGATTCTGTGATGTCTACAATGTCTACTGCCTCGCTGGCAAATGACAACACATGGAACTTCAGCTGCACCTCGTAGCTGTCCAACTAAAAGGAAAATGAAGACCCACTGAGATAGGATGACAgacaaataatgtaataatttgatttaataatatttaataataatgattttttttgtttttcacagaccTTGGTGATAAGAGCAATGGTGGCTTCCCTGGATTTATCAAAGGCTTCCTTTGTGATGCTTCCTGATGTGTCCAGCAAAATGTAGACATTCATACGACTGCCCTCGGCCACACGGAAGGATCGGccaaaattattgtttttatcttatacacacacgcacacacacacaaagcaccttttgttttattgcagttGACTTTGTATAACAAGGTAAATACACTTAAAATGTCATGCTGTTT encodes the following:
- the pnkp gene encoding bifunctional polynucleotide phosphatase/kinase isoform X3; its protein translation is MKVVACYADQDAVVTQLGPNPSFLDNEKLGRGQSGKLSHGGTLYLVNQNHPFKLHYSLSSNGAASAAARRGLKPADKMKGGGNGQDKEAQSSPNPKRSIKDFFSTSPMKPSKRRLSPQRGHAEVKRQRRDEEASDRQMKEEEEEERLAEEKLRQLQRLAEKSTTERKNSTQPSSSSSPPSSSKGCLKSSWQQIGNLMLYTAAGVKGSDKIAGFDIDGCIITTKSGKVFPTAPDDWKILYPEIQPRLASLLKKGYKVVFFTNQMGIARGKLRPEVFKSKVEDILATLQLSVQVFVSTGPGIYRKPVLGMWNHLCEKANDGVAVDQTQSFYVGDAAGRPENWAPGKKKKDFSCSDRLFALNIGLQFHTPEEYFLGWKSAPYSLPNFDPRKIDNRASLYDPPSASLTSDKTEVIVAVGFPASGKSTFFHTHVIPKGYAYVNRDTLGSWQSCVSACERALKEGRSVAVDNTNPDQESRKRYVDVAKAMGVPCRCFHFSASLEQAKHNNRYREMAPSDKKHMKVNDMIFHSYKKHFVAPALSEGFSEILQIHFVPKFKDSESESLFRQFSEG
- the pnkp gene encoding bifunctional polynucleotide phosphatase/kinase isoform X4, yielding MKGGGNGQDKEAQSSPNPKRSIKDFFSTSPMKPSKRRLSPQRGHAEVKRQRRDEEASDRQMKEEEEEERLAEEKLRQLQRLAEKSTTERKNSTQPSSSSSPPSSSKGCLKSSWQQIGNLMLYTAAGVKGSDKIAGFDIDGCIITTKSGKVFPTAPDDWKILYPEIQPRLASLLKKGYKVVFFTNQMGIARGKLRPEVFKSKVEDILATLQLSVQVFVSTGPGIYRKPVLGMWNHLCEKANDGVAVDQTQSFYVGDAAGRPENWAPGKKKKDFSCSDRLFALNIGLQFHTPEEYFLGWKSAPYSLPNFDPRKIDNRASLYDPPSASLTSDKTEVIVAVGFPASGKSTFFHTHVIPKGYAYVNRDTLGSWQSCVSACERALKEGRSVAVDNTNPDQESRKRYVDVAKAMGVPCRCFHFSASLEQAKHNNRYREMAPSDKKHMKVNDMIFHSYKKHFVAPALSEGFSEILQIHFVPKFKDSESESLFRQFSEG
- the si:ch1073-280e3.1 gene encoding complement C2 yields the protein MGNQSSNKAADCRSIQTLSLWLLSLKNNSTPLIQSPVMYVKLILWILLFICVQKVSLLDYEYEEDIYDDQPLNCSTRESIKGGHVTYSQGGLEGSVLTYHCSLGQYPFPVSQRVCSADGEWSTMRLVSGRLVSQATCKDILCPAQLQLDHGDFWPREQWLRVGETQNFSCQEGFTLYGSAQRNCTVSGGWTGTTPVCDNHADDCDDPRIPPGAQRSAGRFYRGEKVTYWCQAGLDLLGSAERVCMSNREWSGSTPRCQGPNTFDSPSDVAEAMAGSLAGIMDVVSPESKRQNKNNNFGRSFRVAEGSRMNVYILLDTSGSITKEAFDKSREATIALITKLDSYEVQLKFHVLSFASEAVDIVDITESQISGSIDDVIWNLMEFNYSIHGRKTGTNLYAALHRVNELISFFKENSATNHFNETQNIIIIETDGYSNMGTKPQIALARIRNMLGYFDTSQDHTDETMLDVYVFGIGEQLKKDQLNALASKKRDEQHVFILKNYETLGEVFNSIISDKSVTMCGVAQEDISDKEATVYNKPWHVTVPTFCSGSIVSQNWVLTAAHCFARASTDKISQQVQIKHGEGMVVSTKVIVHPMYNIRALQHRNVSEFYDYDVALVHVNKSIPLSWKARPICLPCTVPASRAMKKLNATCQQHREELLSHKETPAFFIHKNSGRKQTHIHTHSQRPICVENARQILKDPTNVTLDEFVTDRFLCSGGSSGYRDAITCKGDSGGSLFLRKRNRYFQVGVVTWGITDVCSPAQTMYSSDRPPPDARDFHIDLFKIMPWLKQHLGEDIQFLPDII